A window from Melopsittacus undulatus isolate bMelUnd1 chromosome Z, bMelUnd1.mat.Z, whole genome shotgun sequence encodes these proteins:
- the MAP3K1 gene encoding mitogen-activated protein kinase kinase kinase 1 isoform X1, translated as MSSRDMENKETLRGLQKMDDRPEERMIREKLKATCMPAWKHEWLERRSRRGPVVVKPIPGKGDGSDMNKLSLEPQAEGPSPTQKGRRSPSPSSSSSSSSRTVKSESPGVRRKRVSPVPFQSGRITPPRRAPSPDGFSPYSPEETNRRVNKVMRARLYLLQQIGPNSFLIGGDSPDNKYRVFIGPQTCSCGRGTFCIHLLFVMLRVFQLEPSDPMLWRKTLKNFEVESLFQKYHSRRSSRIKAPSRNTIQKFVSRMSNSHTLSSSSTSTSSSENSMKDEEEQMCPICLLGMLDEESLTVCEDGCRNKLHHHCMSIWAEECRRNREPLICPLCRSKWRSHDFYSHELPSPVDSSVLRMVQQQTQQQSTAGSQRRTQDSSFNLTHYGVQQIPSAYKDLAEPWIQVFGMELVGCLFSRNWNIREMALRRLSHDVSGALLLANGESTGNSGSNNGNNTSAGALGAASGSSQTSISGDVVVESCCSVLSMVCADPVYKVYVAALKTLRAMLVYTPCHTLAERTKLQRLLKPVVETILVKCADANSRTSQLSVSTLLEMCKGQAGELAVGREILKSGSIGIGGVDYVLTCILGTQTESSNWQALLGRLCLIDRLLLEFPGEFYPHIVCGDVLQADTIVDRYKKLLSLLTFTLQSIDNSHSMVGKLSRRVFLSAARMVARVPHVFVKLLEMLSVTSSTHYARMRRRLMAIADEMEIAEAIQLGMEDMHSGECQHEDFLQPPVPDNSPEATESNTPNNTVQLSGKSGKGLSDKKMSSSPEDVSEMLAGLAVGLPVSSATTEQPKPAIQTKGKTSSQCVNSSPSSSHPQSLFPAHLSPSNPSVPAGTVTDVSKLRTPGFVPCKIPSPSPQTQRKLSLQFQRSYCENKESEKLSPVFTQARPLPSSHIHRPKPSRPTPGDVNKQGENLKKSMTLDLNDISQCDGNSSSSSAVIPSEETVFTPVDEKCRLDVNAELNSSIEDLLEASMPTSDGTVTFKSEVAVLSPERAENDDTYKDDVSHNQKCKEKMEAEEEEALAIAMAMSASQDALPVIPQLQVENGEDIIIIQQDTPETLPGHTKAKHHYREDAEWLKGQQIGLGAFSSCYQAQDVGTGTLMAVKQVTYVRNTSSEQEEVVEALREEIRMMSHLNHPNIIRMLGATCEKSNYNLFIEWMAGGSVAHLLSKYGAFKESVIINYTEQLLRGLSYLHENQIIHRDVKGANLLIDSTGHRLRIADFGAAARLASKGTGAGEFQGQLLGTIAFMAPEVLRGQQYGRSCDVWSVGCVVIEMACAKPPWNAEKHSNHLALIFKIASATTAPSIPTHLSPGLKDVTLRCLELQPQDRPPSRELLKHPVFRTTW; from the exons TCGTGACATGGAGAATAAAGAAACCCTCAGGGGGCTGCAAAAGATGGATGACCGCCCAGAAGAGCGCATGATCAGGGAGAAACTCAAGGCAACGTGTATGCCAGCCTGGAAGCATGAATGGCTGGAAAGAAGAAGCAGGAGAGGCCCTGTG GTGGTGAAACCTATCCCTGGTAAAGGAGATGGATCAGACATGAATAAACTCTCTTTAGAACCTCAAGCTGAAGGACCTTCACCTACACAGAAAGGAAGACGTAGTCCTTCCCCCAGTAGCTCCTCTTCATCTTCATCTAGAACGGTTAAATCTGAATCACCTGGTGTTAGAAGAAAAAGGGTATCTCCAGTGCCT TTTCAGAGTGGACGAATAACACCACCTCGACGAGCCCCATCTCCAGATGGCTTCTCTCCATACAGCCCTGAGGAAACAAATCGTCGTGTCAACAAAGTTATGAGAGCCAGGCTGTACTTGCTGCAGCAGATAGGACCCAACTCTTTCTTAATTGGAGGAGACAGCCCTGACAACAAATATAGAGTGTTTATTGGGCCTCAG ACTTGTAGCTGTGGCCGTGGGACGTTTTGTattcatttgctgtttgttaTGCTGCGGGTGTTCCAGCTTGAACCTTCAGACCCAATGCTCTGgagaaagacactgaaaaactTTGAG GTTGAGAGTTTGTTCCAGAAATATCACAGTAGGCGTAGCTCCAGGATCAAAGCTCCATCTCGTAACACCATCCAGAAGTTTGTCTCACGCATGTCAAATTCTCATACATTGTCATCATCTAGTACTTCTACATCTAGTTCAGAAAACAG CATGAAGGATGAAGAAGAACAGATGTGCCCCATTTGTTTGTTAGGCATGCTGGATGAAGAAAGCCTAACTGTGTGTGAAGATGGCTGCAGGAACAAATTACACCACCACTGCATGTCAATAT GGGCAGAAgaatgcagaagaaacagagagCCACTTATTTGTCCTCTTTGCAGATCTAAATGGAGATCTCATGATTTCTATAG TCATGAATTGCCAAGCCCCGTGGATTCTTCTGTGCTCCGTATGGTTCAGCAACAAACTCAGCAGCAGTCTACAGCTGGATCACAGAGAAGAACCCAAGATAGCAGTTTTAACCTTACTCATTATGGAGTCCAGCAGATCCCTTCTGCCTATAAAGATTTAGCTGAGCCATGGATTCAG GTGTTTGGGATGGAGTTAGTTGGCTGTTTGTTTTCTCGGAACTGGAATATACGAGAGATGGCGCTTAGACGTCTTTCTCATGATGTTAGTGGTGCTCTATTACTGGCTAATGGTGAAAGCACAGGAAATTCTGGAAGTAACAATGGAAATAACACAAgtgctggagctctgggagCAGCTAGTGGGTCATCTCAGACCAGTATCTCAGGAGATGTGGTGGTGGAATCCTGCTGCAGTGTGCTGTCCATGGTCTGTGCTGACCCTGTCTACAAAGTGTATGTTGCTGCTTTA aAAACTCTGAGAGCCATGCTGGTGTATACTCCCTGTCATACTTTGGCAGAGAGGACTAAACTACAGCGACTTCTCAAGCCAGTTGTAGAGACAATATTAGTTAAATGTGCTGATGCCAACAG CCGAACAAGTCAACTTTCAGTCTCAACACTACTGGAGATGTGTAAAGGCCAAGCAGGCGAGCTGGCAGTTGGGAGAGAAATACTTAAATCTG GATCCATTGGTATTGGTGGTGTTGATTATGTCTTAACTTGTATTCTTGGAACCCAAACTGAATCTAGCAACTGGCAAGCGCTATTGGGGCGACTCTGTCTAATAGACAGACTTCTGTTGGAATTTCCTGGTGAATTTTATCCCCACATTGTCTGTGGAGATGTTCTGCAGGCTGATACCATAGTAGACAG gtaTAAGAAACTTCTCTCCCTCTTAACTTTCACCTTGCAGTCAATTGACAATTCCCACTCAATGGTTGGTAAACTATCACGGAGAGTATTTTTGAGTGCAGCAAGAATGGTGGCAAGAGTGCCCCATGTTTTTGTAAAGCTGTTAGAAATGTTGAGTGTGACAAGTTCCACTCATTATGCAAGGATGCGCCGACGTCTGATGGCAATAGCAGATGAAATGGAAATTGCAGAAGCCATCCAGCTAGGCATGGAAGACATGCACTCTGGGGAATGCCAACATGAAGACTTTTTGCAGCCACCTGTACCAGATAACTCTCCAGAAGCCACAGAAAGTAATACTCCTAACAATACTGTCCAGTTATcagggaaaagtgggaaaggGTTAAGCGATAAAAAAATGAGCTCAAGTCCAGAGGATGTTTCTGAGATGCTGGCTGGCCTTGCTGTGGGACTTCCTGTTTCGTCAGCAACCACTGAGCAACCAAAGCCAGCCAttcaaacaaaaggaaaaacctCTAGTCAGTGTGTGAACTCCTCTCCCTCATCCAGTCATCCCCAGTCACTGTTCCCAGCACATTTGTCTCCTTCAAACCCATCTGTACCAGCTGGCACTGTAACAGATGTCTCTAAACTCAGAACTCCAGGATTTGTTCCCTGCAAAATCCCCTCACCTTCTCCTCAAACACAGCGGAAACTTTCTCTCCAGTTTCAAAGAAGCTATTGTGAAAACAAAGAGTCAGAGAAGCTCTCTCCAGTTTTTACCCAAGCCAGGCCATTGCCATCCAGTCACATACACAGGCCAAAGCCATCACGGCCCACTCCTGGTGATGTGAACAAGCAGGgagaaaacttaaaaaagaGTATGACACTTGATCTGAATGATATTTCACAATGTGATGGCaatagtagtagtagcagcgCAGTTATACCAAGTGAAGAGACGGTGTTTACACCAGTAGATGAAAAATGTCGTTTGGATGTTAATGCAGAGCTCAATTCCAGTATTGAGGACTTGCTTGAGGCCTCCATGCCAACAAGTGATGGCACAGTTACATTCAAGTCTGAAGTTGCAGTTCTTTCTCCTGAGCGGGCAGAAAATGACGACACTTACAAAGATGATGTAAGTCATaatcagaaatgcaaagaaaagatggaagctgaagaggaggaagctTTAGCTATTGCTATGGCAATGTCAGCGTCTCAAGATGCTCTGCCAGTAATCCCTCAACTACAGGTCGAAAATGGTGAAGATATCATAATCATTCAGCAGGAT ACACCAGAAACCCTGCCTGGACATACCAAAGCAAAGCACCATTACAGAGAAGATGCAGAATGGCTTAAAGGTCAGCAGATTGGTCTtggagctttctcttcctgtTACCAAGCTCAAGACGTAGGAACAGGGACATTAATGGCTGTAAAACag GTGACATATGTCAGGAACACATCATCCGAGCAAGAAGAGGTAGTTGAAGCACtgagagaagaaataagaatgaTGAGTCATCTGAACCATCCTAACATCATCCGAATGTTGGGTGCTACCTGTGAGAAGAGCAACTATAACCTCTTTATTGAATGGATGGCAG GGGGCTCAGTTGCTCATTTGTTAAGTAAATATGGAGCCTTCAAAGAATCAGTTATTATTAATTACACAGAACAACTGCTACGTGGCCTTTCTTATCTCCATGAGAACCAGATAATCCATAGAGATGTTAAAG GTGCCAATTTGCTAATTGACAGCACAGGTCATAGATTAAGAATTGCTGATTTTGGAGCTGCAGCCAGGTTGGCATCCAAAGGAACTGGTGCTGGAGAGTTTCAGGGACAGTTGTTGGGAACTATTGCATTTATGGCACCAGAG GTTCTGAGAGGCCAGCAGTATGGTAGGAGCTGTGATGTATGGAGTGTTGGCTGTGTTGTTATAGAAATGGCATGTGCTAAACCTCCCTGGAATGCAGAGAAACACTCCAATCATCTTGCTCTGATATTTAAG ATTGCTAGTGCAACTACGGCTCCATCAATCCCTACACATCTGTCTCCTGGCTTGAAAGATGTGACTCTTCGGTGTTTAGAACTTCAACCTCAGGACAGACCCCCATCAAGGGAGCTGCTGAAACACCCAGTCTTCCGTACTACATGGTAG